In uncultured Desulfobacter sp., one DNA window encodes the following:
- a CDS encoding TonB-dependent receptor, producing the protein MKRFKAINGSVFLMRFFVRRFVISVITALYFFISPAMAEKKQETTIETITVTAQKQEENIQDVPVGITALTAQEIEDKKIESVENLADFVPNFMVFCNGGPGMNSPSMRGITAPIETLAVSAGLFIDGVPVLSNMGFEDTFLDIERIEVLRGPQGTLYGKNTETGAVNIITRQPDNEFRARLSTSIGTLLSSEADDSLTQTYTLNLSSPIQKDKLYMGFAGKFHKKDGFIENTLTGEPYDDRQNWYGRVHARWTPTDQWDLSFVASQIEYDGGGVIANLSEDAAASFGLSAPEYRKVSADFEGQNNTACQSQSLKINYNISESLELTSITARRVYDDKLANDWDFSPVTLSHTDKDSQYSKLSQELRLNYKHGGVKWIAGIYADKDEVNFDTQSFSASTTSVTDRDIDGHSYAVFTNVTYPLGQRFSLTGGLRYETEEMDFEDHISGKATDDSWEGITPKLALEYRISQAVMTYVSASKGYRSGGFNALATDSEYYSFDEEELWSYEIGAKTMCFNNRLMVNGSIFMMDISDMQVSETITLTETYITNAAQATGKGIELELTAKITPALSVMAGFGYIDIEFDDFKDNAGSYEGNQNPFSPEYSFNIGAQYRFENGWYARADLICYGEMYLDKANEYKRDAYQIVNAKIGYETDHFDIYLYGKNIFDQEYDSIGYFGYYTVYSNPGEVGLQLNYRF; encoded by the coding sequence ATGAAAAGGTTTAAGGCAATAAACGGTTCGGTTTTTCTCATGCGTTTTTTCGTTAGAAGGTTTGTAATAAGCGTTATAACAGCGCTGTATTTTTTCATTAGTCCGGCCATGGCCGAAAAAAAGCAGGAAACAACCATAGAAACCATAACGGTCACTGCTCAGAAGCAGGAGGAAAATATCCAGGATGTACCGGTAGGCATTACCGCATTGACAGCCCAGGAAATTGAGGACAAAAAAATTGAGAGCGTAGAAAATCTTGCTGATTTTGTTCCCAACTTTATGGTGTTTTGCAATGGCGGCCCAGGCATGAATTCACCTAGCATGAGAGGGATTACTGCGCCCATTGAAACTCTGGCGGTATCTGCCGGGCTTTTTATAGACGGCGTTCCTGTTTTGTCGAACATGGGCTTTGAGGATACATTTCTCGATATTGAACGTATTGAGGTCCTCAGAGGCCCCCAGGGAACCTTGTATGGCAAAAATACGGAAACAGGTGCCGTCAATATCATTACGCGGCAACCGGATAATGAGTTTCGGGCAAGACTGTCAACCAGTATCGGCACCTTGCTTTCTTCCGAGGCAGATGACAGTCTCACCCAAACATACACCCTAAACTTAAGCAGTCCCATTCAAAAAGATAAACTTTATATGGGCTTTGCCGGAAAATTCCATAAGAAAGACGGATTTATCGAAAATACATTGACAGGCGAACCCTATGATGACAGACAAAACTGGTATGGCAGGGTGCATGCACGGTGGACGCCGACGGATCAATGGGACCTCTCCTTTGTTGCATCGCAAATAGAATATGATGGGGGTGGGGTAATTGCGAACCTTTCTGAAGACGCCGCCGCTTCATTCGGTTTATCGGCCCCGGAATACCGCAAGGTATCTGCCGATTTTGAGGGGCAGAACAATACTGCGTGCCAATCCCAATCACTCAAGATTAATTATAATATCAGTGAGTCATTGGAACTGACCTCTATTACAGCCAGAAGGGTCTACGATGACAAGCTTGCCAACGACTGGGATTTCAGCCCGGTGACATTAAGTCATACCGATAAGGACAGCCAATACAGCAAACTTTCCCAGGAATTGCGCCTGAACTATAAGCATGGCGGCGTAAAGTGGATTGCCGGCATCTATGCGGATAAGGATGAGGTAAATTTTGATACACAATCCTTTTCGGCAAGCACTACAAGTGTCACTGACAGGGATATTGACGGGCATTCTTATGCTGTTTTTACCAATGTGACCTATCCTCTGGGACAACGCTTCAGCCTGACCGGCGGATTACGGTACGAGACAGAAGAAATGGATTTTGAAGATCATATCAGCGGAAAGGCAACCGATGATTCCTGGGAGGGAATTACCCCCAAGCTCGCCCTGGAATACCGCATTTCCCAGGCAGTTATGACCTACGTGAGTGCCTCCAAGGGGTATCGTTCCGGAGGATTTAATGCCTTAGCAACGGATTCGGAATACTACAGCTTTGACGAAGAAGAATTGTGGTCTTATGAAATCGGCGCCAAAACGATGTGTTTCAACAACCGGTTGATGGTCAACGGCAGCATTTTCATGATGGATATTTCGGATATGCAGGTCTCGGAGACCATCACACTGACTGAAACCTATATAACAAACGCGGCCCAGGCAACCGGAAAGGGGATTGAGCTGGAATTAACAGCCAAAATCACCCCGGCTCTGAGCGTAATGGCAGGATTTGGCTACATTGATATTGAATTCGATGATTTCAAGGATAACGCCGGCAGTTACGAGGGAAACCAAAATCCCTTCAGCCCGGAGTACTCATTTAATATCGGGGCGCAATACCGGTTTGAAAACGGATGGTATGCCAGAGCCGATTTGATCTGTTATGGAGAGATGTACCTGGACAAGGCAAATGAGTATAAGAGGGATGCATATCAAATTGTGAATGCCAAAATCGGTTATGAAACAGATCATTTTGATATTTACCTCTATGGAAAAAATATTTTTGACCAGGAGTATGATTCTATCGGATATTTCGGTTATTATACCGTGTACAGCAATCCGGGAGAAGTTGGCCTTCAATTGAACTATCGTTTTTAG
- a CDS encoding AraC family transcriptional regulator, whose amino-acid sequence MKELTCIKSNSYSRSVGVGFCLDGYFESQSGCCKGPVFCKPNQSGFFYCPELTDVKMTIGAGPFKYAVIVMEMETMLGLVQDDRQRSLPSMKKLEKRDPFLVSDVLTPAMRMVFQQILNCPFTGSARQLFVEGKLMELLAYKLDQLHSGKAPIRQALKLHPADVERVMHAADLLISDLENPPDITELACSVGLSRSTLYRLFNKIYGISPFGYLRDHRLKTAMKLLRSGRVNVTEAAFFVGYANLSHFAKAFKSMFGLTPGESLNQSHSRRIQLT is encoded by the coding sequence TTGAAAGAACTGACTTGCATCAAGAGCAATTCATACAGCCGTTCCGTAGGTGTAGGGTTCTGTTTGGACGGTTATTTCGAATCACAGTCAGGTTGTTGCAAAGGCCCTGTGTTCTGCAAGCCCAACCAAAGCGGTTTTTTCTATTGCCCTGAACTGACGGATGTAAAGATGACAATAGGTGCCGGACCATTTAAGTATGCTGTCATTGTTATGGAAATGGAAACCATGCTCGGATTGGTGCAGGATGACAGGCAGCGTTCGCTTCCGTCCATGAAAAAACTGGAAAAACGAGATCCTTTCCTTGTCTCCGATGTTTTAACCCCTGCCATGCGCATGGTGTTTCAACAAATATTGAATTGCCCTTTTACCGGATCTGCCCGGCAGCTTTTTGTGGAAGGCAAACTCATGGAGTTGCTGGCATATAAGCTTGATCAGCTCCATTCCGGTAAAGCACCCATCCGGCAGGCATTGAAATTACATCCCGCCGATGTCGAACGTGTCATGCATGCGGCAGATCTTTTGATCAGCGATCTGGAGAATCCACCCGATATCACTGAACTTGCCTGTTCGGTTGGATTGAGCAGAAGCACTTTATATAGATTGTTCAATAAAATCTATGGCATCAGCCCTTTTGGTTATCTTCGGGACCACCGGTTGAAAACCGCAATGAAATTACTCCGGTCCGGAAGGGTCAATGTAACTGAAGCCGCATTCTTTGTCGGCTATGCCAACCTCAGCCATTTTGCCAAAGCATTCAAAAGCATGTTCGGCCTGACACCGGGCGAATCCCTCAATCAGTCCCATTCCCGCCGAATTCAACTGACATAA
- a CDS encoding AraC family transcriptional regulator, with product MNDARKNKKGKSKRREYVSRINRVIDYIDTNIDKDFSLKTLAEVACFSQFHFHRIFKAMSGETLAQFIQRLRIEKAAAQLIHWPEKSITDIAFDCGFSGSAAFARAFKAKFQMSASQWRLKNCLQNSKICKTNSNIWKDFHISSYYIDSVTNNLIWRIQMKEKKHIKIEVKNMPEFHVAYVRHIGPYKGNNELFENLFIKLMNWAGPRGLLNFPKTTVMSVYHDDPNITEENKLRTSACVTVPETTPVEGEIGKMKIPGGEFAVAGFELSGSEEYEKAWNMVFGDWLPESGYQPDDRLCYEIYHNNPKEHPEGIHIVDICIPVKPL from the coding sequence ATGAATGATGCCCGGAAAAATAAAAAAGGTAAATCCAAACGCCGGGAGTATGTCTCTCGAATAAATCGTGTTATTGACTATATCGACACAAACATTGATAAAGATTTTTCCCTCAAAACGCTTGCTGAAGTTGCTTGTTTCTCTCAATTCCATTTTCATCGGATTTTCAAGGCAATGTCTGGTGAGACGCTGGCTCAGTTCATCCAACGGCTAAGGATTGAAAAAGCAGCAGCACAGCTTATACACTGGCCTGAAAAATCAATTACCGATATTGCTTTTGACTGTGGTTTTTCCGGCTCAGCAGCGTTTGCCAGGGCATTCAAGGCTAAATTTCAAATGAGTGCAAGCCAATGGCGCTTAAAAAACTGCCTTCAAAATAGCAAGATTTGCAAAACGAATAGCAATATCTGGAAAGATTTCCATATCTCCTCCTATTACATTGACAGTGTAACCAATAATCTAATTTGGAGGATTCAGATGAAAGAAAAAAAACACATTAAAATTGAAGTTAAAAACATGCCGGAATTCCATGTTGCCTATGTTCGTCACATAGGCCCCTATAAGGGAAACAACGAACTATTTGAGAATCTTTTCATTAAATTGATGAACTGGGCCGGCCCAAGAGGGCTTTTAAATTTCCCAAAAACCACTGTTATGTCTGTATATCATGATGATCCAAACATAACCGAAGAAAACAAACTCAGAACAAGTGCCTGTGTCACAGTTCCTGAGACAACGCCGGTTGAAGGAGAAATCGGCAAAATGAAAATTCCTGGTGGTGAATTTGCTGTGGCCGGTTTTGAATTATCCGGGAGTGAAGAATACGAAAAAGCGTGGAACATGGTTTTTGGAGATTGGTTGCCTGAAAGCGGTTATCAACCCGATGACCGTCTCTGCTATGAAATATACCATAATAATCCAAAAGAACATCCGGAAGGAATTCATATTGTTGATATTTGTATTCCAGTAAAACCATTATAA
- a CDS encoding PLP-dependent aminotransferase family protein — MTNWVPSIQKNEHPLYQALADAIEKDVQAGILEPGGRLPTHRDLADLLNINVSTVTRGYAEAERRGLIHARVGCGTFVASDGGGSSLTAPEPHTTGMVEMGIVTPLYALDPDIADGLRRLSSQRDITRLLHYAAPPGLPGHRSAGAAWMKRYGLDIDPAGIVITAGGQHALTCCLTALFHPGQRIAVDTLTYPGIKSLAAILGIRLVPVRGDGQGMSPADLDAACRRDEISGVYLMPGMSNPTTVFIPQERRDEIAAVIRRYGLFLIEDDPYALMHPLSPGTPVSARIPEQGIFIANVSKAFGAGLRVAFLSAPGPLRADLTEAVLSTAWMASPITTGLACSWIMDGTADATVEAKCQESKRRYAAAAERLSGYVYQGHETGFFIWLHLPKPWSGAALELRAREAGVNLFGSERFSVGHEPVPAAVRLSLSGPATLEDLDKGLDTICRIIEGRLPDMGPCL; from the coding sequence ATGACAAATTGGGTTCCTTCAATTCAAAAAAACGAACACCCCCTTTATCAGGCCCTGGCAGATGCCATTGAAAAGGATGTACAAGCAGGGATTCTGGAGCCGGGGGGGCGTCTTCCCACCCACAGAGACCTGGCCGATTTGCTGAATATAAACGTCAGCACCGTGACCCGCGGTTATGCCGAGGCAGAACGCCGGGGACTGATCCACGCAAGGGTGGGGTGCGGAACATTTGTGGCATCCGACGGAGGTGGGTCTTCTCTGACGGCACCTGAACCCCATACAACCGGCATGGTCGAAATGGGTATTGTAACTCCGCTTTATGCTCTGGACCCGGATATCGCGGACGGTTTGCGCCGCCTGTCTTCACAGCGGGACATCACCCGTCTTCTTCATTATGCGGCCCCGCCAGGATTACCCGGACATAGGTCTGCCGGTGCCGCCTGGATGAAACGCTACGGCCTGGATATTGATCCTGCCGGCATAGTGATCACGGCCGGGGGACAGCACGCCCTGACCTGCTGTCTGACTGCATTGTTTCACCCGGGGCAGCGTATTGCCGTGGATACCTTGACCTATCCGGGTATCAAGTCTCTGGCGGCCATCCTGGGCATCCGTCTGGTCCCTGTTCGCGGGGACGGCCAAGGGATGTCCCCGGCTGATCTGGATGCCGCCTGCCGCAGGGACGAGATCTCCGGGGTCTATCTCATGCCCGGAATGAGCAATCCTACTACCGTGTTTATACCACAGGAACGCCGGGACGAGATCGCCGCCGTGATTCGACGTTACGGGCTTTTTTTAATAGAAGATGATCCCTATGCCTTGATGCATCCGCTATCTCCGGGAACGCCGGTATCGGCCCGAATCCCGGAACAGGGGATTTTTATTGCAAATGTATCCAAGGCTTTTGGTGCGGGATTACGGGTGGCATTCTTGTCCGCCCCGGGTCCGCTTAGGGCCGACTTGACCGAGGCTGTGTTAAGCACGGCGTGGATGGCTTCTCCCATCACCACAGGACTCGCCTGCTCCTGGATCATGGACGGCACGGCCGACGCCACTGTTGAGGCCAAGTGTCAGGAGTCGAAACGCCGTTACGCTGCTGCGGCTGAACGATTGTCCGGATATGTCTATCAAGGACATGAAACCGGATTTTTCATTTGGCTTCATCTGCCGAAACCCTGGAGCGGGGCGGCCCTGGAGTTGCGGGCCCGGGAAGCCGGTGTAAACCTCTTTGGCTCAGAACGATTCAGTGTGGGCCACGAACCTGTTCCGGCAGCAGTACGGCTCTCGCTTTCCGGGCCGGCCACACTGGAAGATCTGGACAAGGGGTTGGATACGATTTGCCGGATTATAGAAGGACGGCTGCCGGACATGGGGCCCTGTTTGTAA
- a CDS encoding transposase, whose product MARPLRIEYPGAVYHITARGNARNRIFLEDKDRDSFLEILSDTRQRYNWLCHAFCLMDNHYHLLIETIDPTLSRGMRQLNGVYTQSFNRRHNRVGHVFQGRYKAILVQKETHLLELCRYVVLNPVRAKMVEKPGAWEWSSYNSTASKGSKPDWLTTDWILGQFAQNKKAARESYRKFVESCILEKTSPWDRLEGQMFFGSKNFIHSIKEGDERIKEIPKAQRYANRIKLKDLLQDIKNKPHRNEKVWMAYTQYGYTMKEIADYLSIHYTTVSKIINQRKK is encoded by the coding sequence ATGGCTCGCCCCCTTAGAATAGAATACCCCGGAGCGGTTTATCACATTACTGCCCGCGGGAATGCCCGGAACCGTATCTTTCTGGAGGACAAAGACAGAGACAGCTTTTTGGAAATATTATCGGACACTCGCCAACGATATAACTGGTTGTGTCATGCGTTCTGCCTGATGGACAACCATTACCACCTTCTTATCGAAACCATTGATCCTACACTTTCCCGCGGTATGAGACAGCTCAACGGAGTCTATACACAGTCATTCAACCGCAGGCATAACCGGGTGGGGCATGTTTTTCAGGGCCGGTACAAAGCCATATTGGTTCAAAAAGAGACCCATCTACTGGAGTTATGCCGGTATGTTGTCCTGAATCCGGTCAGGGCAAAAATGGTTGAAAAGCCTGGAGCTTGGGAATGGAGCAGTTATAATTCAACCGCTTCTAAAGGCTCTAAGCCGGACTGGTTGACAACGGATTGGATATTGGGGCAGTTTGCACAGAATAAAAAAGCTGCTCGGGAAAGCTACCGAAAATTTGTAGAGAGTTGTATCTTAGAAAAAACATCACCTTGGGACAGGCTGGAAGGACAAATGTTCTTCGGCAGCAAAAACTTTATACACTCCATAAAAGAAGGGGATGAGCGTATTAAAGAGATTCCGAAAGCTCAAAGATATGCAAACCGGATTAAGCTTAAAGACCTGTTACAAGATATCAAGAATAAACCTCACCGAAATGAGAAGGTATGGATGGCTTATACTCAGTATGGTTATACAATGAAAGAGATCGCCGACTATTTATCCATACACTATACAACGGTGAGCAAAATAATTAACCAGAGAAAAAAATAA
- a CDS encoding transposase — translation MRKNYTGKFKAKIAIQMIREQDTVAELSSKYEVHRSLLTRWKKEALEGLPGVFSTAKKKTENDNQKLIDELYKQIGQLKGENDWLKKKGDTINL, via the coding sequence ATGAGGAAAAACTACACCGGAAAGTTCAAAGCTAAAATTGCAATTCAAATGATTCGAGAACAGGACACAGTAGCTGAGTTATCATCTAAATATGAAGTTCACAGATCCTTGCTGACAAGGTGGAAGAAAGAAGCCTTAGAAGGATTACCAGGTGTATTTTCAACTGCAAAAAAGAAAACCGAAAATGATAATCAAAAATTGATAGACGAATTGTATAAGCAAATAGGTCAGCTCAAAGGTGAGAATGACTGGTTAAAAAAAAAGGGTGATACAATCAATCTCTGA
- a CDS encoding AraC family transcriptional regulator — protein sequence MPHEFLEMGTWKDGKNRSRGGLMNFPGKIWATWKMSDCYGQGSVDLMRFRSGMFLSFQKRRFKHRIKIFSQTSEGFIGFFFCLAGSETLEVDGVRQGINFRQDTNGIIVARNGWQCQAEIPADQNVSIVSIGLSPSAFRGIVYADKAHLPSILYSACQGNLPEFESLSQPSTPQIRWVLQQIINSSLPLSQRPLYFEAKSLELMDLILDSFNRTNNDINTVIRFQPGDMDRIYYAREVMQKNLSNPPCLFDLAKISGMNHCKLNRGFKALFGNTVFGCLREMRLEKARQLLRTGKMNVTEVSNSVGYSCLSHFAKAFKAQYHISPRSCLK from the coding sequence ATGCCACACGAATTTCTGGAGATGGGGACATGGAAAGACGGCAAAAACAGGAGTCGTGGGGGACTGATGAATTTCCCCGGAAAAATATGGGCAACCTGGAAAATGTCGGATTGTTACGGGCAAGGTTCCGTTGACTTGATGCGTTTTCGTTCGGGAATGTTTCTAAGTTTTCAAAAGCGAAGGTTCAAGCATCGTATCAAAATATTCAGCCAAACCAGTGAGGGATTCATTGGCTTCTTTTTTTGTCTGGCTGGTTCGGAAACGCTTGAAGTGGACGGTGTCAGGCAAGGTATTAATTTTCGTCAGGATACAAACGGCATTATTGTCGCCAGGAATGGTTGGCAATGTCAGGCTGAAATTCCGGCTGATCAGAATGTGTCCATCGTCAGCATTGGCCTGTCCCCAAGCGCTTTCAGAGGAATCGTTTATGCTGATAAGGCGCATCTCCCTTCCATTCTTTACTCCGCCTGTCAGGGGAATCTTCCCGAGTTTGAGAGCCTTTCCCAGCCTTCAACCCCGCAAATACGATGGGTTTTGCAACAAATCATTAATTCCTCTTTGCCTTTATCGCAAAGGCCGTTGTATTTTGAAGCCAAATCCCTGGAACTGATGGACCTGATTCTGGATTCCTTTAACCGGACAAATAACGATATCAATACAGTAATACGCTTTCAACCCGGTGATATGGACCGGATTTATTATGCCCGGGAAGTCATGCAAAAGAATCTTTCCAATCCTCCCTGCCTGTTTGATTTGGCGAAAATATCCGGTATGAATCATTGCAAATTAAACCGTGGTTTCAAGGCCCTGTTCGGCAACACGGTTTTCGGCTGCCTGCGGGAAATGCGCCTTGAAAAGGCAAGGCAACTGCTGAGGACAGGGAAAATGAATGTAACAGAAGTGTCCAATTCAGTCGGTTACTCCTGTTTGAGCCATTTTGCCAAAGCGTTTAAGGCGCAGTACCATATCAGTCCCCGAAGCTGTTTGAAATAG
- a CDS encoding TonB-dependent receptor, with translation METTLNKGDLKMQFWKKVVTESLSILSVILFILTSAHGEESYELQPITVTANKSSENIQKVPMAITAFTETELEDAGVETIGDVIDMIPNLTQDSSTQGQKTVSYRGIGTSTFTGKNPVVIYIDGIPLDDRTNYEADLVDIERVEVLRGPQGTLYGKSAIGGVINIISKKPDNTMESKLSGEWGENETYAIKGTVNGPIVKDKLFLGLSAKYRETRGFMKNDNPQQDYFDSEQSKMAKALLRWLPSDQLEVNFHAGINQRRDGGAKTISASDQVQYHANKNPADKSHSDDINSALNISYRTEFAELNSITTYRDTEKDYWRDMSSLNVGYTDCIENTDGHSFSQEFRIQSPQEEKRMKWLGGLYYSREGKTASEYGNVYDSEAYYGYSTKYDYPFDLAEESIAAFGQITIPIFSSVSFTAGLRYEKTNKELNYKSSTTRTDTGELIIPKVEWNREEDWDALLPKGVLSWNMNQDAMIYFSIAQGYLAGGFNRTNDDKETAKFDEQTALNYEIGAKTAWFDNRLFLNTTLFYVSIEDMHVYSMPEPGIWIASNAAEAHSQGIEIEVKARPCHGLDIMASFGWTESEFDDYENYDGNTTELTPEYTFNLAVQYRHASGIFVRGEMEGYGKTYYDEANTIKRDPFELYNLKIGYETSRWDAYFYVKNLMDKEYFSSMGSWYHAVGAPRTLGLVASVRF, from the coding sequence ATGGAAACGACTCTGAATAAAGGAGATTTAAAGATGCAATTCTGGAAAAAGGTAGTTACGGAAAGCTTATCCATTCTTTCTGTCATACTGTTCATTTTAACTTCTGCCCATGGGGAGGAATCCTATGAACTTCAGCCAATAACCGTCACCGCAAATAAAAGCTCGGAAAATATTCAGAAAGTGCCGATGGCTATTACAGCGTTTACCGAAACGGAGCTTGAAGATGCCGGCGTGGAGACCATCGGGGATGTGATTGATATGATTCCCAACCTGACTCAGGACTCAAGTACACAAGGACAGAAAACCGTCAGTTACCGGGGGATCGGAACCAGCACTTTCACCGGTAAGAATCCGGTAGTGATCTACATAGATGGGATCCCTTTAGACGATAGAACCAACTATGAAGCCGATCTTGTTGACATTGAACGTGTGGAAGTACTTCGCGGTCCCCAAGGAACATTGTATGGGAAAAGTGCCATCGGTGGTGTAATCAATATCATATCCAAAAAACCGGATAACACAATGGAGTCAAAATTAAGTGGAGAGTGGGGAGAAAATGAAACCTATGCAATAAAGGGGACTGTGAATGGGCCTATTGTAAAAGATAAGCTGTTTCTAGGTCTTTCAGCAAAATACCGAGAAACCAGAGGATTTATGAAAAATGATAATCCCCAACAGGATTATTTTGACTCGGAACAATCAAAAATGGCTAAAGCGTTGCTAAGATGGTTGCCGTCCGATCAATTGGAAGTTAATTTTCATGCCGGGATCAATCAACGACGGGACGGGGGCGCAAAAACCATCTCTGCTTCGGATCAAGTTCAGTACCATGCAAATAAAAATCCTGCGGATAAAAGCCATTCAGACGACATTAATTCTGCTTTAAATATCAGTTATCGGACCGAATTTGCTGAACTAAATTCCATTACTACCTATAGAGACACTGAAAAGGACTACTGGAGGGACATGAGCTCCTTAAATGTAGGATACACAGACTGTATTGAAAATACTGATGGTCATTCTTTTAGCCAGGAATTTCGTATTCAGTCTCCCCAAGAGGAGAAAAGAATGAAATGGCTCGGCGGTTTATATTACTCAAGAGAGGGTAAAACTGCCTCGGAATATGGAAATGTCTATGACTCTGAAGCCTATTATGGATACAGCACGAAATATGATTATCCTTTTGACCTGGCTGAAGAGAGTATAGCTGCTTTCGGTCAAATAACGATCCCCATTTTTTCATCGGTGAGCTTTACTGCAGGCTTGAGATACGAAAAAACAAATAAGGAGTTAAACTATAAAAGCTCCACCACGCGTACCGACACGGGAGAGTTGATTATCCCAAAGGTAGAGTGGAACCGGGAGGAAGACTGGGATGCGTTGCTCCCCAAAGGGGTCCTTTCGTGGAACATGAACCAAGATGCCATGATTTATTTTAGTATCGCACAAGGGTATCTGGCGGGCGGTTTCAATAGGACCAATGACGATAAAGAGACGGCAAAGTTTGATGAGCAAACTGCTCTTAACTATGAAATAGGCGCAAAAACCGCCTGGTTTGACAATAGACTTTTTTTAAACACGACTCTTTTTTATGTAAGCATTGAGGATATGCATGTTTATTCAATGCCAGAACCCGGTATTTGGATTGCGTCCAACGCAGCAGAAGCTCACAGTCAGGGGATTGAAATTGAAGTAAAGGCCAGGCCATGTCACGGATTGGATATTATGGCATCTTTCGGATGGACAGAGTCTGAGTTCGATGACTATGAAAACTATGATGGCAATACCACTGAGCTGACTCCGGAATATACCTTTAACCTGGCAGTCCAATACAGACACGCTTCCGGTATTTTTGTACGCGGAGAAATGGAAGGCTATGGTAAAACCTATTATGACGAAGCCAATACTATCAAGCGCGACCCATTTGAGTTGTATAATCTAAAAATCGGCTACGAAACTTCCCGATGGGATGCCTATTTTTATGTCAAAAATCTTATGGATAAGGAATATTTCAGCTCAATGGGCTCCTGGTACCATGCCGTTGGCGCTCCGCGTACATTGGGGCTGGTTGCTTCTGTCAGGTTTTAA
- a CDS encoding ABC transporter ATP-binding protein — MKLIIKNLSKTYPNGVQALKDVNLTIGKGMFGLLGQNGAGKSSLMRTLATLQDVDQGQVSLGGADVIKNPEKIRKILGYLPQEFGVYDTVSAEEMLDYIAQIKGFMKKSERRAQVSYLLHRVNLYEVRKKMLKTYSGGMKQRFGIAQALIGDPELIIVDEPTAGLDPEERNRFYNILSELGEEAIVILSTHIVEDVTSLCSDMAIIGGGQVLVHASPRKIIQAVKGKIWTKEIDKNDLDICREKPAVIATHIEQGRMRIHMFGNTAPDASFEPGTANMEDAYFAVISGHANLPELSPGVPEVQL, encoded by the coding sequence ATGAAACTGATTATAAAGAATTTATCAAAAACTTATCCTAACGGTGTTCAAGCCCTGAAGGATGTCAATCTGACCATTGGTAAAGGCATGTTCGGCCTATTGGGACAAAACGGGGCCGGCAAATCATCTCTGATGCGCACCCTTGCCACCTTGCAGGATGTGGACCAGGGACAAGTTTCCCTTGGCGGCGCGGATGTTATAAAAAATCCGGAAAAAATCCGCAAGATACTGGGCTACCTACCTCAGGAATTCGGGGTCTACGATACGGTTTCTGCAGAGGAGATGCTGGACTATATTGCCCAAATCAAGGGGTTTATGAAAAAATCTGAACGTAGGGCCCAGGTTTCATATCTGTTGCACAGGGTGAACCTCTACGAAGTGCGCAAAAAAATGCTGAAAACTTATTCCGGCGGAATGAAACAACGTTTCGGCATTGCCCAGGCACTCATCGGAGATCCCGAATTGATCATCGTGGATGAGCCCACGGCCGGACTTGATCCTGAAGAGAGAAATCGCTTTTACAATATCCTGAGCGAACTGGGCGAAGAGGCCATAGTCATTCTTTCCACCCATATTGTGGAGGATGTGACATCCCTGTGTTCAGACATGGCCATTATCGGCGGCGGTCAGGTATTAGTTCATGCCTCGCCCCGAAAGATTATCCAAGCGGTGAAAGGCAAAATATGGACAAAGGAAATTGATAAAAACGATCTTGATATCTGCAGAGAAAAGCCGGCGGTCATCGCCACCCATATCGAGCAAGGCCGGATGCGTATCCATATGTTCGGCAATACAGCGCCGGATGCCTCCTTTGAACCCGGAACAGCGAATATGGAAGACGCCTATTTTGCGGTGATCAGCGGCCATGCGAATTTGCCGGAATTGTCCCCAGGCGTGCCGGAGGTCCAACTATGA